The genome window CAGTGTAAAGAATGGACTCGTCGTTGGCATTCTTCATTCTAAAATCATTGATCAACTCCTCGTCCAGTTGCTTCTCCCACCCTAAGTCCGTCTCCACCGACAGTATCCTTGAATTGTTCCCCTCCGCATCAGTAGCGGTAGTGGCGGAAGCagcagcagaagcagaagcgCTTTTCGCTCCTTCAGCGCCATCCCCAGGAACAAACCGCATCACGGTCAGGCTTATCCCCGGATGCTCTGACATCCTCCACGCGTAGGACAGCGCCTCTCTATCGTCGGGTCCCCCGAAGAAGAGAACGACCACGTGATGAGACACTTGGTTGGCAGCCAAGCGGTTGGAGCCGTTGAGGCCTCGGTCCACGAGAATCCCAACTGAGCAAGGAGCGTTTGCAAGAACGTTCTGGTTCATTGTTCGAAACGCGGGGTTCATGGCCTCCATCCCTCCGTCCACTGTTTGCTGCTTGTGAAAAGGAATGATTAAGAAGGCGACGCGCTTGTCTTCCGCCAAGTTGCAGATGTCCTCGTGCATTGTGGAGTAGGGAGAGATGGCTGTGAGAGGCTGCACGGAGACGCAACCGGCGTGCTGCTCATAGTTCTCAAAAGCGTTGATGATGTGATCCGACTGGGCCTGAGTTCTGTTGAGCGCAGGTCTGCCGGATTTTCTAGTGTTGTGGACAATGAGCATGGCGGAAGCCCGCCCGCTCAACTCCACCAGGTGGAGGACGTAGATGCAGAGCGGGGATCTTTTAGTGGGGTGGGAAGCTTCAAGGAGATTGATCATAGTGGGCACATTTCGAGGGGTGTGGATGCAGACAAGTACTCGCAACTCCGCGTCAGGCTTGGATCTCTGAATGCTACGTCGTTTGTAAGGTATAAACCTTCTGGCCGGCTTGTAAACGGTGGTGACGATGGGGGTGATGATTCCGGTCATCACGACAGCCACAATCACCATAATGGCAAACGCCTCGTCGTCCAAAACTTTCTGGTCCCTTCCGACATTGAGCACAATGAGCTCGACCAGGCCTTTGGTGTTCATGAGCAGGCCTAGAGTGAAGCCTTCGTCGAAGGGCATCTGGTAGAAGAGGCAGACGATGACAGTGCCTGCAATTTTCCCCACACATGCCAGAAATATGACCAGTAACAAAATCCCCCACGTGCCAGGCCCCTGGATGCTGCTTACGTTGGTTCTGAGACCGCTAATTGCGAAGAAAAGAGGAAGCAAAAGCCCCGAGACAAAGTCCTCCAGCTTCTCGATCAGGGTGGCGCCCAGAGGCCCGTTGGGGATGACTAAACCGAACACGAAGGCGCCNAAACGGAGTGGGTCCCGATGGCGTCGGTAATGAAGCCCGAGATCATGACACCGGTGAGGATGAGGCAGATGTAGAAGTCGCTGAAGCTCTCTCCCTCGGGGGTTCTTCGGATGATCCAGCACACGGCAGGGCGGACGATGAAGATGCAGATGAGGACAAAGGCTGCGCTGGAGAGGACGACATAAAGGGAAGCCAACGAGGTGGTGTCGTTTTCCGCAAGGGCAATGGCCAAGGCTAAGAGGGCCCAGGCGCACATGTCGTTGACGAGGGCGGAGGAGAGGGCGATCCTGCCTAGCTCGGTGTTGACGAGCTTGAGCTCGGCTAGTATACGGGCGAGTACAGGGAAGGCGGTGACGGAGAGGGCGACGCCGAGGAAGAGAATGAAAGTCCCTTGGTTCATGGGTTGCTCTCGCTTGTGGAGGAGGAAGGAGAAGGCGGCGCCGATGAGAAAGGGGAGGATCATGCCGGCAATGGCAATGACGATGGCCCTCTTGCCCATGCGCCGAATTACGGAAATATCCATCTCCAATCCAACAAGGAAGAGGAAATAGAGGAGACCCACATTTGCCATTGTCTCCAAGACCATCACACTTCTTAGAGGGAATATTGTGGTGGCGAATTTATCACTCTTTCCAAGCACCGATGGCCCCAATAATACTCCACCCTGTATATAttcatatgccatcaaaatcatcaattaattagtttaGTTTATACAAATTTAAATTCCGAAAACATTACCAGAATTTGGAATttaaatgaatatatatatatatatatatatatatatgtgcatGGTTACATTAATTTTCGACTAAATGAATAAATGTGAACTTATTATACACGATCGATGAACATATAGAGATGGAtatagaaaccaaaagaacTTGCATGCTTTCAACTAATAAGTAGTTATAATGAGAAATTATTATAGGTAGATTAGGTAATGTACCATAATTTCTGAGATGACACGAGGTTGACGAA of Prunus dulcis chromosome 4, ALMONDv2, whole genome shotgun sequence contains these proteins:
- the LOC117624982 gene encoding LOW QUALITY PROTEIN: cation/H(+) antiporter 15 (The sequence of the model RefSeq protein was modified relative to this genomic sequence to represent the inferred CDS: inserted 1 base in 1 codon); the encoded protein is MAAAVAAVKAAANNSSDGSIVCYAPTMITTNGIWQGDNPLDYSLPLFILQLTMVVVTTRILVIILKPFRQPRVISEIMGGVLLGPSVLGKSDKFATTIFPLRSVMVLETMANVGLLYFLFLVGLEMDISVIRRMGKRAIVIAIAGMILPFLIGAAFSFLLHKREQPMNQGTFILFLGVALSVTAFPVLARILAELKLVNTELGRIALSSALVNDMCAWALLALAIALAENDTTSLASLYVVLSSAAFVLICIFIVRPAVCWIIRRTPEGESFSDFYICLILTGVMISGFITDAIGTHSVXGAFVFGLVIPNGPLGATLIEKLEDFVSGLLLPLFFAISGLRTNVSSIQGPGTWGILLLVIFLACVGKIAGTVIVCLFYQMPFDEGFTLGLLMNTKGLVELIVLNVGRDQKVLDDEAFAIMVIVAVVMTGIITPIVTTVYKPARRFIPYKRRSIQRSKPDAELRVLVCIHTPRNVPTMINLLEASHPTKRSPLCIYVLHLVELSGRASAMLIVHNTRKSGRPALNRTQAQSDHIINAFENYEQHAGCVSVQPLTAISPYSTMHEDICNLAEDKRVAFLIIPFHKQQTVDGGMEAMNPAFRTMNQNVLANAPCSVGILVDRGLNGSNRLAANQVSHHVVVLFFGGPDDREALSYAWRMSEHPGISLTVMRFVPGDGAEGAKSASASAAASATTATDAEGNNSRILSVETDLGWEKQLDEELINDFRMKNANDESILYTEKFVNNGEETVAAIRSMDNVHDLFIVGRGQGMISPLTAGLTDWSECPELGAIGDLLASSDFAATASVLVMQQYVGDQDQGPAEDVDTLQTPNSPDEQNAQFNNLDQINRRSTPPRPQDGFNP